DNA from Methanococcus voltae:
AGAATACGCAAACATTGTGGAAAAGGTAGATGTAATATTTGAAGATGTTGCACAACCTAATCAAGCTGAAATATTGATTAAAAATGCTAAATGGTTCTTAAAAGAGGGCGGTTTTGGTATGATATCAATCAAAGCGAGAAGTGTTGACGTTACTGAAAATCCTAAAGTAATATTTGAAGCTCAAAAAGAAATTATGGAACAAAATGGTTTTACAATTATAGATGCTATTAACATTGAACCTTTCGAAAAAGACCACATTTTATTTGTTGGAATTTGGAATGGTCAATAACTTAAATTATAATTACTTTTATTTTTATTTTTATTTTTAATTATTAAACTTATTTTTAAAATAGTATTTTTATATTATTATATTGTATTATATTATTATATAAAAATAGGATTCAGCATAGGTGTAATCATCATAAAATCAGATAACCCTCTTTTCATCACAATCCTAATCAAATCTTATTTAAACCTATTATTATATAATATTATCCATTAGATAACGATAACAAACTACGTAGGGATAGTATGGAAAATACTAAAAATAACATTGTTAAAAGTAATAAGCCTAATAAATGTAATAAAACAAGCCGTATGGAAAGATACAATAATTTAGACAAAGAAATTAAAGATACTATCACATTACGAGATGCTTATTCCTGGGATGAAGAAAAAGGATTGCAAAATAAAAAAGATATAGTAGTAGTTGAACAAATTTGCGAATTTTATAAAAATGATGAATTTAAAGGTAAAGTTTTAGCATCACCTCACGGATTAAAGGAATTATTGGTGGGGCACATTATAAGTGAAGGGAATTTTAAAAAAGATGAATCAATTACAGAGATTAAAATAATTGAAGAAAATGAAAAAATAATTAAATTAAAATTATATATGGAAAATAAACAATTTACTAATGAAAATAATAAAATAATTGAAGAAAATGAAGATAATGACTTAAATTTAAAATTAAGTACTGTAAAAAAGATTATGGTACAAATGCCGACTATGTCAAATATTTGGGAGTTAACCGGTGGCGTACACTGGGCAGGTTTATTCGATATGGAAGGAAATAAACTAATATACTATGAAGATATCGGTCGCCATAATGCGATTGATAAGGTTATTGGATATGCAAAACTAAATAATTTGGACATTTCTAAGTGCATAATCGTTTCAAGTGGAAGACAACCTACGGCAATGGTTAAAAAGGTTATAAACGCAGGCTGTAGGGTCATAATTACAAAATCACCGTCTACAAATCACGGGATAGACCTTGCAAATAAAGAAAAAATAGTATTATTGTGTTTTGCGAGAATTAATAGATTTATGGTTTACAGTGGTTTAGAATATATAAATTTTGAAGAATAAATAATGAATAAAAAATATAATAAACAAAAAAATAAGTAATTGTTTTATTAGTTTATTTTTTATTCTTTTTTATTAGCTATTTTATTTTTTATTAGTTTATTATTTTATTTTAAACTTATTTTCTCATTTTTAGAATTTTCTTTTAATTTAGACTTCCGAACTAATCTCGACAAAGCATAATTAGATAAATCATAATTATTAGCCAATTCCTGAATAGTATGCTTAAATATTACGCTATTACTACCATATTGTAATAGGTATTTTTCCAAAAATGAAACTCTGGAATATGTAATATCAGGGTACTTTTTAGTAATTTCATAAATTGCATTCAAAGCAGAATTTCGAATTATTGTACTCCTCGAACAAGATAACTCCAATAATCTATCAAAATTGCTGGAAATATTATCTCTTCCAGAATTCTGAATACTTGAAATTTTACATACTAAATCCATAGGGTCTAATTCTTCAAAATCAGTGTGTAATGAATTTAAATCTACTTTTTGAGAGGATATCTTTTCCTTTTCAATTATCCTATTTAATTTATCTTTTGAAATTTCTATATTACTTGTTTCCGGGTTAATATCTTGAATATATTCAGAAATTTCTTTTAATTTTACAACCAAGGTAGATTGAGATTCATTATCAATTATTTTCTTAAATTTTTCACGCAAAACTTCGTGTCCGTGTTCTACTTTTTTACCTTTAAATGTACCATAAGTCTTAATTATCTCATTAGTATATTCCCTAATCTCTAAATCAATTGTACCATTATGTAATGCAACTATTGACGACTCAAATTCAGGGTATGCTTCCGAATAGCTTTTTAAGAATATTTTTACACAAACTAATGTTGTAAGTACGACGTGTCTTTCAGGGTCCGCCAATAATCTTCGTATTGGGTTAATCAACGCTTTTTGATTAAAAGATTTATCTTTAATTGCTAATTTTGTAAGCACGTGTATGGAATTAGCTCTAAGTTTAGAGACTTTAGATTTTAGCATTGCATATAATTCTTCTTGCAAAGATTCATCCAACTGTACTTGCTTTAGTGCTTCTGCAATAAGACCATCTTCGAGTAAAGTCCTAAATTTCCTATTTTTTGAAAATATATTTTCAAATATCATTAAACCACCGTATACCAAAGCCTATTGGGAACTTTATAACCTAAAAGGTTAATTTATTGCTCCGTATACTTCACTATCATATTTAGTATATTTCTAATTTCGATATACTTTTCAATATAAATCGCCACATATTATGTATATATAATATGTATGTAATATTAAACATATTATTTAATAGTTAGGTTAGTAAATATAATATATTAAATTTATTATCAAATGTATTATTAGTTTTATTAATTATATTCTTATTAGTTTTATTATTAGTTTTATTACCAATACTATACATAATTTACATAATTTACATAATTTACATAATTAAATAATTGTTAGTAAATTATTTGGCATTAAATATTATAATCCATTTAATCAAATTCTGAGCTATTTGTTGGAGTTATTGAATATTTTAATTCCGAATTCTTTCTCATTAAGTCCATAAAAGATATGCTGTGTAATGGGTTTTTACTTGAGGTCAATATTTTCAAATCTGCGGTACATAAATCTACTGATTCTAATTCTGTTTTTAAAGGAATTGCTCCATATTCCAATAAATTTTGCAATAATTCTTCCTGAATATCGATGCAGTCAGGTAAATTTCCAGAAATCTTTAATAAATATGCGTTAAATACAAGGTCTATACAATCTAAGATGATTAAACCAGCGTTTTGTAATTGTTGGCATAAAAAGGTATAATCTTCTTGAGTAGCCTTTGTAATAAATTTTACTTGGTAGTATTTATGATTTAAAATATTTGTAATTTTTAAATTGTAAAATTCTGTTGAATTACTGTTTGAAAGTATCCTTTTAAAATTTGAAAATGCTTCAAACTCACATACTGCTTTTGTGGAATAGTACTTCGGTACACTTGCCATTTAAACCACCGTCAACGTTTTAATACGCATATTGTTAATATTGAATAAATATAAAAATATATGGGAATATTCTATAATTTATAATTGAAATACTTTGAAATATATTGAAAACTTTAAGAATTAGATTAGTTAGGTTATATTAACTTAAAAAATTAATTATAATAGTGGATTATATGCTTTTAAAGTATATATTATTTATTCTTTAATTTGAATTAAACAGACAATTTAAACATACAATTTAAATGAGTGTTTAAAATTAGATAAAATAATTATAAACCCTTAATTCATCGAAATATAACATAAATAACATAGGTTTAAATAATTTAAAGGCATATGTAATATAAACGATTATAAAAATTACATTGTATTTTTGATGAATAAAATCATCTTTGTTAAAATTATAAAAGATTAATCGTAAATTAACTCTATTTTACAATAAATTATGGGTGAATGTTATGATACCAAAAGGAACCGTTAAAAGAATTATGAAAGAAAACACTGATATGTACGTGTCTACAGAGTCCGTTGTTGCTTTAGTTGATATTCTTCAAGAAATGATTATCACCACAACCAGAATCGCAGAAGAGAACGCTGCAAAGGATAAAAGAAAAACCATTAAAGCAAGAGACATTGAAGAATGTGATGCTGAAAGATTAAAAGAAAAGATATTGCAAGTTTCTGAAAGAACAGAAAAAGTTAATATGTTAGCTAACGAAATATTACACGTTATTGCTTCAGAATTAGAAAGATACTAAATGAAGAATACTATAATATATTAAAAAGATATTAAACGTAATAACTTAAATTAAAATTAAATATTATCTCTAAAATAGTCAAATTAAATATTATCGTAAATATTAGTTAAATACGATTTTAAATTGTTTTTAAAATATAAAATGTAATAATGTTATATTTTATATTTATTCAAATATTAATTTAACATTATCATATTATTTTATTATTTATTATTATTATTATTTTATTCAAATTAATACAATAAATTATGTTATTTTTCATACCATATGCTTAAATATTTTATAAATTATTTTCGTGAGTTGATTGTCCGATTAGGCACTTTATCAAAATTCCCAGGGAATTCGTTATAAGTACACTCCAAACATTTATTTTCTAATAAATCAACATCTTGGTAAATACTTAGTGCATCTTTTCCCAAGTCTGTAATACTGTAATACACCTTTGGCAAATTTTTTTCAATATCTTCAGACCTTTTAGATACTAAACCTTTATAGTATAATTTATTTAAGTCTTCAGATAAATTACCTGTATTTATACCAGTATTTTTTGAGATTTCTCTAAAGTACAGTTCTTTTTCCCGTTCTAAGATGTCCAGTATTTTCCTTACATTCTTTCTTGCCAATAATTTAATCATACATACCAACTTCTATAAATGTTCTCTCCCGAATGTAAGAATATATATACAATTAAACCGTGCTATGCAACTTTTCGTAAGGAGGTAAAACTCGATAAGTTTAAAATATTTAAAAATTAATTGCCCACCTAACTATTAAAGCATATGCACAAGTACAAATGTATATATATCAAAAATTGATATATTATTCTCGAGTGTAAAATTACACTCATTACGTGAGATTGATATACTCCCCATTAGGGGATTTTTTTTCTTTTTTATTTTTTAAGATATAGTTTTATTAATAATTATCTATTTGTGATACCACAATATAAAATTTATTTTAATATATATTAATAATACACTGTTTAAACTTAATAAACATTGTAGACACTTTAGATACTATTAATAAATTTATTAATAAAGTTATTATTAATTTATCGCATCAATAACGTATTTTATACCATTGACTAATTCAAACCTTAGGTACTATAATGATAAAATTATTTATTAAATTATATACGTTATTGAAATATAATGTACTTATTCGTCAAATATCAAATAAGTACATTATATTTCACTTCCCACTATATAATATATTTACCCTATAAGTAAAAATTAAACTAAGGTTAATCCATTAAATAATGTAAAATAAAAAAATGTATTATACAGAATATAAAATTAATCCATAATACAAATATATGTTATAAGTTTAATTAAAAAAATAAAAATATAAATTTATTCATCAATTCTTTGAGTTCTCTTTACAGTAAACGCAAAGAAAGCTGGTAAAACTGCACCTCCTAATATAGCCTCGGTCACAGCTACATCAGGCGCAAGTAAACTACTAAATAAATATGCCAATCCTAAACCGCCTAAACCAGTTAAAACGACACATTTAATTAAATCTTTCTGTATTAATGCCCCAACGTATGACAATAATACCAAAAACATTATAAAAACATCTAATATATTTATAATTCCTATGTTTACCATTTTTTCACGAACTACCCGTTTACATTTAATTAAAAATTATTATTAGTATTATTATTAGTATTATTATTAGTATTATTATTAGTATTATTATTAAATTTATTAATTATTACTTATTACTTATTAAATAGTAATTAATCAGTAAATATTCGTTAATTTGAAATTTCGTCATTATAATTGGCATTTGCAATCGCATGGGCTGAAAAAGGCGACAATATCAAATAAACTAGTGCTAAAAGTGGCTGGTTGAACATAAATAATATAACAATACAAGATATATCTACAATACCCACGATATGAAGTCTTGCATAAACTATATTTTTACTGATATCCCTTTGAGTCCAAAGTTTTATGGAAGCAATTAAAATACCTAAAGAAACCAAAGTTAAAACCAAATTTTGCAAAAAATCCCGTATTAACAAAAAATCGAACATAATAAAATTCACCCAATGAATTAAATATATGATTATTTTAATCTTTCAATTAATACAATATCATATGTCATATTATATATTTATGATGTTTTGATGTTTGA
Protein-coding regions in this window:
- the fdhD gene encoding formate dehydrogenase accessory sulfurtransferase FdhD, whose product is MENTKNNIVKSNKPNKCNKTSRMERYNNLDKEIKDTITLRDAYSWDEEKGLQNKKDIVVVEQICEFYKNDEFKGKVLASPHGLKELLVGHIISEGNFKKDESITEIKIIEENEKIIKLKLYMENKQFTNENNKIIEENEDNDLNLKLSTVKKIMVQMPTMSNIWELTGGVHWAGLFDMEGNKLIYYEDIGRHNAIDKVIGYAKLNNLDISKCIIVSSGRQPTAMVKKVINAGCRVIITKSPSTNHGIDLANKEKIVLLCFARINRFMVYSGLEYINFEE
- a CDS encoding histone family protein, with translation MIPKGTVKRIMKENTDMYVSTESVVALVDILQEMIITTTRIAEENAAKDKRKTIKARDIEECDAERLKEKILQVSERTEKVNMLANEILHVIASELERY
- a CDS encoding winged helix-turn-helix domain-containing protein; translated protein: MIKLLARKNVRKILDILEREKELYFREISKNTGINTGNLSEDLNKLYYKGLVSKRSEDIEKNLPKVYYSITDLGKDALSIYQDVDLLENKCLECTYNEFPGNFDKVPNRTINSRK
- a CDS encoding DUF4040 domain-containing protein is translated as MVNIGIINILDVFIMFLVLLSYVGALIQKDLIKCVVLTGLGGLGLAYLFSSLLAPDVAVTEAILGGAVLPAFFAFTVKRTQRIDE
- a CDS encoding cation:proton antiporter (subunit G of antiporter complex involved in resistance to high concentrations of Na+, K+, Li+ and/or alkali), which produces MFDFLLIRDFLQNLVLTLVSLGILIASIKLWTQRDISKNIVYARLHIVGIVDISCIVILFMFNQPLLALVYLILSPFSAHAIANANYNDEISN